TTTTTGTCTGAAAGGGACAGATGCGCCAGCCCAGCGACCGTGTTGGAAGTCGAGTCCGGGCTCGCTGAAGGCGAGCGATTCGCTAGCCCAGGGTCAGCCCCGGCGAGCGCCAGCGAGACGGCGGCGCCACCCTGGGTTTTCAGACGGCAAAGGTCTGAACGCTGAAAGCGTGGGATAACGCCACAGGGTGGCTCAAAACTTCTGACGCGCTGCACAAGGTGGCCAACAAGTTCACACACGTGTCAAGTTTCAGCGACCGCGGTGAGGGCCCAATTGCTCTCGGCGGTATGAGGCTGGTGGCTACTGACTTGCAGCAGGTGCGAGCCCGTCCATGCCGGAATCACCTACTGCGGCGCATCGTTTTCAGGTTCGACCGGGAAGGGCGTAATCTCATTGACGAAGGCGGCTCAACTTTCCACTTGGTAAGTGGAGCCGCTTCATGTGAAGATAGGCGGGATTCTGTGAGTTGGCAGCGGACGCTGGAGTTTGACGATGCAGGACACGAAATGGAGCGGCTGGATGGCGGCGTGGTTGGCGGTGGTGCTGATGCTGGGCGTCGATGCCGCGGCCCTGGCGCAGAACCAAGATCAGCCCACCCGCAAGGAGTTGCTGCGCAAGCAGCGTGAAGAGCGGCGCAAAGACCTCAAGCCTGAGCAGGTGACGTCGGTGGAAAGGCGCCTGCGCAACTTCGAGACGTCGCGGGGCAAGCTGACCGAGAAAGGCTACGCAGGCTTTCGCCTGCTCATCGGAGGCATCGACGACCCGGCCATTTTCGGGGCCGCCTCCTCGGGCGCGGGACTGGTGGGGGGCATCGGGTACGTCAACGGACTCAACCGCGACAGCTTCCAGTTTTCGCTTGACGCCCGCTATTCCACCCGCCAATACGAAAACATTCTGGGGCATATAGAATTCCCCACCCGGCGCAGCGGCAAGCCGGTCCAAGCCTTTATTCAGGCGGGTTACCGCGACTACCGCGAAATCGATTTCTTCGGCTTGGGCGGGTCCACCAGCATCGACGCGGAAAGCAATTTCAGGCTGGAGGACCGGCGGGTCAACGGAGGCGTCAGCATCCGTCCCCACGAAACCACCATCATCCGGGGCGGAGTGGGCTATTTGAACAGCCACGTGCTGCCCGCCGAAGGCACCAGCGCCTTTGACCGCTTCACCCTCGATCAACTGCCGGGTGCCGACGACCCTCCCCAATACGCCACCTATATCGGGCAACTGGGGTTCAACTTCTTCGACGAGGGTTTTCCCCCCGCCGGGGTGGCGCTCAATTTCGAGGTGGCCCGCTTCGACGACCGCGACGAAGGGCGCTTCGACTTCACCCGCTTGACGGCCGACTTCTTGACCGAGATCCCGCTGGGATTCCGTAATCGCCGCCTGGCTTTTCGCCTTCGCACCAG
The sequence above is a segment of the Acidobacteriota bacterium genome. Coding sequences within it:
- a CDS encoding BamA/TamA family outer membrane protein: MQDTKWSGWMAAWLAVVLMLGVDAAALAQNQDQPTRKELLRKQREERRKDLKPEQVTSVERRLRNFETSRGKLTEKGYAGFRLLIGGIDDPAIFGAASSGAGLVGGIGYVNGLNRDSFQFSLDARYSTRQYENILGHIEFPTRRSGKPVQAFIQAGYRDYREIDFFGLGGSTSIDAESNFRLEDRRVNGGVSIRPHETTIIRGGVGYLNSHVLPAEGTSAFDRFTLDQLPGADDPPQYATYIGQLGFNFFDEGFPPAGVALNFEVARFDDRDEGRFDFTRLTADFLTEIPLGFRNRRLAFRLRTSHSMADAGDRVPFYLMETLGGGTSLRGFDDYRFRDERNLLMNLEYRWEVWRYADFAIFADAGKVFRRAGDLDFSNLEAGYGFGLLIRSPFGGSFRIDVANSHEGFRIYIGSGAFVDKSSLGPPLNNFIVGRPSRQR